The Zingiber officinale cultivar Zhangliang chromosome 9A, Zo_v1.1, whole genome shotgun sequence genome window below encodes:
- the LOC122019981 gene encoding cell number regulator 13-like isoform X2: MASWEQLGELSNVAQLTGLDAVRLIGLIGQAAATARMHKKNCRQFAQHLKLIGNLLDQLKISELRKYPETREPLEQLEDALRRSYILVDSCQNRSYLYLLAMGWNMVYQFRRAQNEIDRYLRLVPLITLVDNARVRERLDSIERDEREYTLDEEDRKVQDVILDRERSTNPSTVLKKSLSCSYPNVPFDEALKKEREKLQMELERSCDIGQSEMIQHLIGVTQNVETALEEKSAHLKSPKKVELKYSDPNDYKEKSFDGTTRASPDTYGHDTPSYKGFHGHEEWHADLLGCCSEPSLCLRTLFYPCGTFSQIASVAKDRPISSAEACNDLMAYTLVLSCCCYTCCVRRKLRKMFNITGGLCDDFLSHLLCCCCALVQEWREVEIRGAQGSWKTKTSPPASQYMES, encoded by the exons ATGGCGAGTTGGGAGCAGTTGGGAGAGCTGTCGAACGTGGCCCAGCTGACGGGTCTCGACGCCGTCCGTTTGATCGGGTTGATTGGGCAGGCGGCGGCTACTGCACGGATGCACAAGAAAAATTGCCGGCAGTTCGCGCAGCATCTGAAGCTGATTGGTAATCTCTTGGATCagctgaagatttcggagctgaGGAAGTACCCTGAAACCCGGGAGCCTCTCGAGCAGCTGGAAGATGCTCTTAGGAGGTCTTACATTCTCGTGGATAGTTGCCAAAACAGGAGTTATTTGTACCTTTTGGCAATGGGATGGAACATGGTCTACCAGTTTAGAAGAGCTCAGAATGAGATTGATCGATATCTTCGACTCGTTCCACTCATCACCCTCGTAGATAATGCTCGAGTCAga GAAAGGCTTGATTCCATTGAGAGGGATGAGCGAGAATATACCTTGGATGAAGAAGATAGAAAAGTGCAAGATGTCATTTTGGATCGTGAACGATCAACAAATCCTTCCACAGTTCTCAAGAAATCTCTCTCTTGTTCTTATCCAAATGTGCCATTTGATGAAGCCcttaagaaagaaagggaaaagctgCAAATGGAGCTTGAGAGATCGTGTGATATAGGTCAAAGTGAAATGATCCAACATTTGATAGGGGTAACACAAAATGTGGAAACAGCATTAGAAGAAAAAAGTGCACATCTTAAAAGTCCAAAGAAAGTTGAGCTAAAATATTCAGATCCCAATGATTACAAAGAGAAGTCCTTTGATGGGACAACTAG GGCTTCACCAGATACATATGGTCACGATACACCGTCATACAAAGGATTTCATGGACATGAAGAATGGCATGCGGATTTACTGGGATGCTGTTCAGAGCCTTCATTAT GTTTGCGAACTTTATTCTATCCCTGCGGAACATTTTCACAGATTGCTAGTGTGGCAAAAGATAGACCAATTT CTTCTGCTGAAGCATGTAATGATTTGATGGCTTATACATTAGTATTATCATGCTGTTGTTACACTTGCTGTGTACGAAGGAAGCTACGAAAAATGTTCAATATTACG GGAGGGCTTTGTGATGATTTCTTGTCTCATCTACTTTGCTGTTGCTGCGCCCTAGTTCAAGAATGGCGAGAAGTTGAGATTCGTGGAGCTCAAG GATCCTGGAAAACAAAAACAAGTCCACCAGCTTCTCAGTACATGGAATCCTAG
- the LOC122019981 gene encoding cell number regulator 13-like isoform X1, whose product MASWEQLGELSNVAQLTGLDAVRLIGLIGQAAATARMHKKNCRQFAQHLKLIGNLLDQLKISELRKYPETREPLEQLEDALRRSYILVDSCQNRSYLYLLAMGWNMVYQFRRAQNEIDRYLRLVPLITLVDNARVRERLDSIERDEREYTLDEEDRKVQDVILDRERSTNPSTVLKKSLSCSYPNVPFDEALKKEREKLQMELERSCDIGQSEMIQHLIGVTQNVETALEEKSAHLKSPKKVELKYSDPNDYKEKSFDGTTRRASPDTYGHDTPSYKGFHGHEEWHADLLGCCSEPSLCLRTLFYPCGTFSQIASVAKDRPISSAEACNDLMAYTLVLSCCCYTCCVRRKLRKMFNITGGLCDDFLSHLLCCCCALVQEWREVEIRGAQGSWKTKTSPPASQYMES is encoded by the exons ATGGCGAGTTGGGAGCAGTTGGGAGAGCTGTCGAACGTGGCCCAGCTGACGGGTCTCGACGCCGTCCGTTTGATCGGGTTGATTGGGCAGGCGGCGGCTACTGCACGGATGCACAAGAAAAATTGCCGGCAGTTCGCGCAGCATCTGAAGCTGATTGGTAATCTCTTGGATCagctgaagatttcggagctgaGGAAGTACCCTGAAACCCGGGAGCCTCTCGAGCAGCTGGAAGATGCTCTTAGGAGGTCTTACATTCTCGTGGATAGTTGCCAAAACAGGAGTTATTTGTACCTTTTGGCAATGGGATGGAACATGGTCTACCAGTTTAGAAGAGCTCAGAATGAGATTGATCGATATCTTCGACTCGTTCCACTCATCACCCTCGTAGATAATGCTCGAGTCAga GAAAGGCTTGATTCCATTGAGAGGGATGAGCGAGAATATACCTTGGATGAAGAAGATAGAAAAGTGCAAGATGTCATTTTGGATCGTGAACGATCAACAAATCCTTCCACAGTTCTCAAGAAATCTCTCTCTTGTTCTTATCCAAATGTGCCATTTGATGAAGCCcttaagaaagaaagggaaaagctgCAAATGGAGCTTGAGAGATCGTGTGATATAGGTCAAAGTGAAATGATCCAACATTTGATAGGGGTAACACAAAATGTGGAAACAGCATTAGAAGAAAAAAGTGCACATCTTAAAAGTCCAAAGAAAGTTGAGCTAAAATATTCAGATCCCAATGATTACAAAGAGAAGTCCTTTGATGGGACAACTAG AAGGGCTTCACCAGATACATATGGTCACGATACACCGTCATACAAAGGATTTCATGGACATGAAGAATGGCATGCGGATTTACTGGGATGCTGTTCAGAGCCTTCATTAT GTTTGCGAACTTTATTCTATCCCTGCGGAACATTTTCACAGATTGCTAGTGTGGCAAAAGATAGACCAATTT CTTCTGCTGAAGCATGTAATGATTTGATGGCTTATACATTAGTATTATCATGCTGTTGTTACACTTGCTGTGTACGAAGGAAGCTACGAAAAATGTTCAATATTACG GGAGGGCTTTGTGATGATTTCTTGTCTCATCTACTTTGCTGTTGCTGCGCCCTAGTTCAAGAATGGCGAGAAGTTGAGATTCGTGGAGCTCAAG GATCCTGGAAAACAAAAACAAGTCCACCAGCTTCTCAGTACATGGAATCCTAG
- the LOC122019729 gene encoding uncharacterized protein LOC122019729 has protein sequence MGSEGGGFFHLFDWNRKSRKKLFYNGDACSEKTTKGNKCDYNKSEPQLHQVDQNESDGQASTEVGSNYYGNLVTDQEEGGFKAPGVVAKLMGLDSMPASSNSKPDSPLLDDSSSFWGNNSQKRDAEYYSNDSVYHVITRNNIYSGKIETKLQRMPSSPIEKFQIEMLPPRGAKTISITHHKLLSPVRNSGLITPRNASYIIEAAAKILEPKFHSTTMGGLHSFRMPLKSLKDSESNGIIETRRNISKQIESSVGISKTGDPASLRGRTLKSSKSLKDDTGAQLNGSSNESQYSGAKVNQNSGSLPIKAKVNSQRKEGTSLKSSTTLGKDNEGCSSNKPANSLLDDQNSNQDMRAPSVNGYSVLKRSNQKDKYLSGKGKLTLQPSVTEQQGTKNVIGHVSSEKRKIGSEFPVNNKVGYKKGIGTNYSEKEAVPPGCKNFSQHNSLVETKSSSQTSFSNEIAQVPPGKSWTLVQHNFVLDEHLKCRYDNVQKSTDVVSFTFTSQISKPKGSSLSFSSKVENQVKKNEYSDKKCQDVVYSDNQILPHSKQNVIEQDCLGILLERKLQDLTTGAQSPYFNLLKRGSVSACIPIVDDSASAFNEYSSERKKKASFSSVSLKSVSLASEMEEGNMSFRLQEMSRAGSHSKVDEIGHQDLSPLSWNSMLSCSSVHGNKISSTFCADLSNSVSQFSENRDGELVSEIRNGGHTNSSTQELEYVKEIIINTGFTFEDLIPCPLDHSFEILDPILFDKLEETRISTPNEAEEKRLRMRRKILFDSVNECLDRKCSQYFRSGFQSWVKGVAVAAKSLGAELYKEISDWSSIGDWMVDELVNRDMTTHLGGWVHYEIEAFEAGIEIESELFNSLVDDVAAGLL, from the exons ATGGGCTCAGAGGGTGGAGGTTTCTTTCATTTGTTTGATTGGAACAGGAAATCACGCAAGAAATTGTTCTACAACGGAGACGCTTGTTCTG AAAAAACAACCAAGGGCAATAAGTGTGATTATAATAAGTCAGAGCCACAACTCCACCAG GTTGATCAAAATGAGTCGGATGGGCAAGCAAGCACCGAGGTTGGCAGTAACTATTATGGTAATTTGGTAACTGATCAAGAGGAAGGTGGATTTAAAGCTCCAGGAGTTGTAGCCAAGCTTATGGGTTTGGACTCTATGCCAGCCTCTAGCAATTCTAAGCCTGATTCTCCACTCTTAGATGACTCAAGCTCTTTTTGGGGTAACAATAGTCAGAAGAGAGATGCTGAATATTACTCCAATGATAGTGTATATCATGTGATCACAAGAAACAATATCTATTCTGGAAAAATAGAAACAAAGTTACAGAGGATGCCGAGCAGCCCAATTGAGAAATTTCAAATAGAAATGTTGCCTCCTAGAGGAGCTAAAACTATCTCAATTACCCACCACAAATTACTTTCTCCTGTTAGAAATTCTGGTCTCATCACTCCTAGAAATGCATCTTATATAATTGAAGCTGCAGCAAAGATTCTTGAACCAAAATTTCACAGCACTACCATGGGTGGACTTCATTCTTTCAGGATGCCTCTGAAATCACTAAAGGATAGTGAATCCAATGGGATCATAGAAACACGTAGGAATATATCAAAACAGATAGAATCATCTGTTGGAATTTCAAAGACCGGTGATCCTGCATCTCTCAGAGGACGGAccttaaaaagttcaaagagcCTGAAAGATGATACAGGTGCTCAATTGAATGGAAGTTCAAATGAGTCCCAGTATTCAGGTGCTAAAGTAAATCAGAATTCAGGCTCGCTTCCAATTAAAGCAAAGGTAAACTCACAGAGGAAGGAGGGAACAAGCTTGAAGAGCAGCACAACATTAGGCAAAGATAATGAGGGGTGCAGCTCAAACAAGCCAGCTAATAGTCTGTTGGATGACCAAAACAGCAACCAGGATATGAGAGCTCCTTCTGTTAATGGTTACAGTGTGCTGAAGAGAAGTAATCAGAAGGACAAGTATCTGTCTGGTAAAGGCAAGTTAACTTTGCAGCCATCAGTTACAGAGCAGCAAGGGACCAAAAACGTTATTGGACATGTGTCATCTGAGAAGAGAAAGATTGGAAGTGAGTTTCCAGTGAATAATAAAGTGGGTTACAAGAAAGgaataggaactaattactcCGAGAAAGAGGCAGTGCCGCCAGGTTGCAAAAACTTCTCACAGCATAATAGTTTGGTAGAGACAAAGTCATCTTCCCAAACAAGTTTTTCTAATGAGATCGCTCAGGTGCCCCCAGGTAAATCTTGGACCCTGGTACAGCATAATTTTGTATTGGATGAACATTTGAAATGCAGGTATGATAATGTGCAAAAGAGCACAGATGTTGTTTCATTTACATTCACCTCACAAATTAGTAAGCCAAAGGGCTCATCACTGTCCTTCAGCAGCAAGGTGGAAAACCAGGTCAAAAAGAATGAATATTCTGATAAGAAATGTCAAGATGTTGTATATTCAGACAACCAAATCTTACCCCACTCAAAACAGAATGTTATAGAACAGGACTGTCTAGGCATTCTTTTAGAAAGAAAGTTACAAGATTTAACTACAGGTGCTCAATCACCTTATTTTAATTTACTTAAACGAGGTAGTGTTTCAGCATGCATACCCATTGTGGATGATTCGGCTTCTGCTTTTAATGAATATAGTTCTGAGCGCAAAAAGAAAGCCTCATTTTCATCTGTTAGTTTGAAATCAGTTTCATTAGCTAGCGAAATGGAAGAAGGCAACATGAGCTTTAGGCTACAG GAAATGAGTAGAGCAGGATCTCACAGCAAGGTGGACGAAATTGGTCACCAAGATCTGAGCCCTTTATCCTGGAACTCTATGCTGAGCTGCAGCAGTGTTCATG GAAACAAAATAAGTTCCACTTTTTGTGCTGATTTATCAAATTCAGTTTCCCAATTTTCTGAAAATAGAGATGGAGAATTAGTATCTGAAATCCGCAACGGTGGTCATACTAATTCATCCACTCAGGAACTAGAATATGTGAAAGAGATAATTATTAACACCGGCTTTACATTTGAGGATCTGATACCATGTCCACTTGACCATTCTTTCGAGATACTTGATCCAATTCTTTTTGACAAGCTGGAAGAGACTAGAATCTCAACACCAAATGAAGCGGAGGAGAAAAGGCTGAGGATGAGGCGGAAGATATTATTCGACTCTGTGAACGAATGCTTGGACAGGAAATGCAGTCAGTATTTCCGGTCAGGATTCCAATCATGGGTGAAAGGGGTAGCTGTTGCTGCAAAAAGTTTGGGAGCTGAACTCTACAAGGAGATCTCAGATTGGAGTAGCATTGGAGACTGGATGGTGGATGAACTTGTGAATCGAGACATGACTACGCATTTAGGTGGTTGGGTTCACTATGAAATTGAAGCATTCGAAGCAGGAATAGAGATTGAGTCAGAGCTTTTCAATTCCTTGGTCGATGATGTTGCTGCCGGATTGTTATGA